In Erwinia sp. SLM-02, one genomic interval encodes:
- the treF gene encoding alpha,alpha-trehalase TreF, with translation MTFNHTETINNIPGEFENWYLDYEAGPEAVMEPQPEHIRGLPVSDILTPSDRYQELFVAVQTSRIFSDSKTFADCAPKFDPERIMFRYYLARERDDFNLLHFVLENFDLPQVNESHYVSDPEKTMAEHIDALWPVLTRHPKQHCEYSSLLPLPKPYVVPGGRFGETYYWDSYFSMLGFAAAGRCDLLRNMADNFAWMIDRYGHIPNGNRTYYLSRSQPPVFAMMVELFEKNGVNEAQRYLRHLKSEYAFWMDGRENLEPNQAYRHVVMLPDGAVLNRYWDDRDTPRDESYIEDVETARDSSRPSSEVYRDLRAGAASGWDYTSRWLSEPGRLASIQTTSIIPIDLNAFLYKLEMAIARLSAAKGDEATAERYQQLAHRRQEAVNHYLWDNDTGLYRDYNWRDGEQATFSAAAVTPVYVGMASLDQANRTAKAVRDYLLAPGGLLSSMEQTGEQWDSPNGWAPLQWMAVKGFSIYGDENLAHEIASRWLRTVSSTYQQHHKMVEKYNVSGDAALLGTGGEYPLQDGFGWTNGVTRRLMEMYPEG, from the coding sequence ATCACTTTCAATCACACTGAAACGATAAACAACATCCCCGGCGAATTTGAGAACTGGTATCTCGACTATGAAGCCGGCCCCGAAGCGGTCATGGAGCCACAGCCGGAGCATATCCGTGGGCTGCCGGTTTCCGATATCCTGACGCCATCAGACCGCTATCAGGAACTGTTCGTTGCGGTGCAAACATCGCGTATTTTTAGCGACAGTAAAACCTTTGCCGACTGTGCGCCAAAATTCGATCCGGAACGTATTATGTTTCGTTATTATCTGGCACGTGAACGCGATGATTTTAATTTGCTTCACTTCGTGCTGGAAAATTTCGACCTGCCGCAGGTCAATGAAAGTCATTATGTTTCTGACCCGGAAAAAACCATGGCGGAACATATTGATGCACTGTGGCCGGTATTAACCCGTCACCCGAAACAGCACTGTGAATATTCCTCGCTGCTGCCGCTGCCAAAACCCTACGTGGTTCCCGGCGGTCGCTTTGGCGAAACCTACTACTGGGATTCCTACTTCAGCATGCTGGGCTTTGCCGCCGCCGGGCGCTGCGATCTGCTGCGTAATATGGCGGACAACTTTGCCTGGATGATCGACCGCTACGGCCATATTCCCAACGGTAACCGCACCTACTACCTCAGCCGTTCGCAGCCGCCGGTCTTTGCGATGATGGTGGAGCTGTTTGAAAAGAACGGCGTCAACGAGGCGCAGCGCTATCTTCGCCATCTCAAAAGCGAATACGCTTTCTGGATGGACGGGCGGGAAAACCTGGAGCCGAACCAGGCTTATCGCCACGTGGTGATGCTGCCGGACGGTGCGGTGCTGAACCGCTACTGGGACGATCGCGATACGCCGCGTGACGAGTCTTATATTGAGGACGTGGAAACCGCGCGCGACTCATCGCGCCCGTCCAGCGAAGTCTATCGCGATCTGCGCGCCGGAGCGGCGTCGGGGTGGGACTATACCTCGCGCTGGCTGAGCGAACCGGGGCGTCTGGCCAGCATTCAGACCACCAGCATTATCCCCATCGATCTGAACGCGTTCCTCTACAAGCTGGAGATGGCGATTGCCCGTCTGTCGGCGGCCAAGGGCGACGAGGCGACCGCCGAACGCTATCAGCAGCTGGCGCACCGTCGCCAGGAAGCGGTGAATCACTATCTGTGGGATAACGACACCGGCCTGTACCGTGACTACAACTGGCGCGACGGCGAGCAGGCGACCTTCTCGGCCGCCGCCGTCACCCCGGTTTACGTCGGTATGGCGAGCCTCGACCAGGCGAACCGGACGGCGAAAGCGGTGCGCGATTATCTGCTGGCGCCGGGCGGCTTGCTCTCCAGCATGGAACAGACCGGCGAGCAGTGGGACAGCCCCAACGGCTGGGCGCCGCTGCAGTGGATGGCGGTGAAGGGCTTCAGCATTTATGGCGACGAGAATCTGGCGCATGAAATCGCCAGCCGCTGGCTGAGAACCGTGTCATCAACCTATCAGCAGCACCATAAAATGGTGGAGAAGTACAACGTCAGCGGCGATGCCGCGCTGCTGGGTACCGGGGGGGAATACCCGCTGCAGGACGGGTTTGGCTGGACTAACGGGGTGACCCGCCGCCTGATGGAGATGTACCCGGAGGGATAA
- a CDS encoding MFS transporter: protein MDTHHAQTRTLVYRKNMRYLLPLLVVCYLFAFIDRTIVGFAWLEMEADVGLSAAAFGLGAGLFFISYAFCEVPSNLLMLKFGPKIWFSRILVTWGIITILMAFVQGPWSFYALRFLLGVAEAGFYPGIIYFITKWFPPSRCGQVIGIFFLANPLALVIGSPLSGLIMQMDGLYQLAGWQWLFILMGLPPVLLSLIVLRSLPNTPQQAHWLNDDERSQIASDIQQEQQQNGVTDAAGQHHHPLSVMKDRRIMMLIAFLMCYPIVGYGLMLWLPSIINKFSTSVMMTGLLSALPWLAAAVAVIVVPRSAARHNTPFLHIGVTLALSVAGLILSVIFNDPLWRMLALCLAAFGIFAGQPIFWSFPARLLKGTDAAVGIAWINAFGIVGGFIGPYGFGVVAQLTGSNENGLVWFIGWGIYGLLMLYPLRRMMRRQRGMGGEAAAVPHHR from the coding sequence ATGGATACACATCACGCCCAAACTCGCACACTCGTTTATCGCAAAAACATGCGCTATCTGCTGCCGCTGCTGGTGGTCTGCTATCTGTTTGCCTTTATCGACCGAACGATAGTCGGCTTTGCCTGGCTGGAAATGGAGGCCGATGTCGGCCTGAGCGCCGCCGCGTTTGGACTGGGCGCCGGGCTGTTTTTTATCTCTTACGCCTTCTGCGAAGTGCCCAGCAATCTGCTGATGCTGAAATTCGGACCGAAGATCTGGTTCTCCCGCATTCTGGTCACCTGGGGGATCATTACCATTCTGATGGCTTTCGTGCAGGGGCCGTGGTCGTTTTACGCGCTGCGCTTTTTACTCGGCGTGGCCGAAGCCGGGTTCTATCCGGGCATTATCTATTTCATCACCAAATGGTTCCCGCCTTCGCGCTGCGGTCAGGTAATTGGCATTTTCTTCCTCGCCAATCCGCTGGCGCTGGTGATCGGCAGCCCGCTCTCCGGCCTGATTATGCAGATGGACGGCCTGTATCAGCTGGCGGGCTGGCAGTGGCTGTTTATTCTGATGGGCCTGCCGCCGGTGCTGCTGTCGCTGATTGTCCTGCGTTCGCTGCCGAATACGCCGCAGCAGGCGCACTGGCTTAACGATGACGAACGCAGCCAGATTGCCAGCGATATTCAGCAGGAGCAGCAGCAAAACGGCGTCACCGACGCGGCCGGTCAGCATCATCATCCGCTCAGCGTGATGAAGGATCGTCGGATCATGATGCTGATTGCCTTCCTGATGTGCTATCCGATTGTTGGCTACGGCCTGATGCTGTGGCTGCCCAGTATTATCAATAAATTCAGCACCTCGGTGATGATGACCGGCCTGCTCTCCGCCCTGCCGTGGCTGGCTGCGGCCGTGGCGGTGATCGTGGTGCCGCGATCCGCAGCCAGGCACAATACGCCGTTTCTGCATATTGGGGTGACGCTGGCGCTCAGCGTGGCCGGGCTGATCCTCAGTGTGATATTTAACGATCCGCTATGGCGCATGCTGGCGCTGTGCCTCGCCGCCTTTGGCATTTTCGCCGGGCAGCCTATTTTCTGGAGCTTCCCGGCGCGACTGCTGAAAGGCACCGATGCGGCGGTCGGCATCGCCTGGATTAACGCCTTCGGCATTGTGGGTGGGTTTATCGGGCCGTATGGATTTGGCGTGGTGGCCCAGCTGACCGGCAGCAATGAAAACGGGCTGGTGTGGTTTATCGGCTGGGGGATTTACGGCCTGTTGATGCTCTACCCGCTGCGGCGGATGATGCGCCGCCAGCGCGGGATGGGAGGGGAAGCGGCAGCGGTTCCGCATCATCGGTAA
- a CDS encoding MFS transporter has translation MQSGTPASSSTAPMPKTWWIALLVAVTFFMENLDATVIATALPQMARDFSVSAVDMNVGITAFLLAVAVFIPLSGWLADRFGERRIFASAIVLFTLASLLCGLSTSLPMFTFSRVLQGIGGALMVPVGRLLVLRVTEKQDLVRMIALITWPGLIAPVLGPPLGGLIVTVGHWPWIFWLNIPLGIAALICTFWLIPKGERGQPRPFDLTGFLLTAIACAALITGLEWLGQSRLVAGAALLLLGSLSARLAWRHARRAAAPMLPIDSLGISSFRSTLQGGSLFRAAINAIPFLLPLMFQVSFGLSAMEAGVLVLWVFAGNLAMKPFTTAVMRRWGFRQVLLVNGLISTAAIAVCAFITPALPYPLLALVLFIGGLSRSMQFTCYNSLGFADVPRPQMSAASTLFSMFFQFSMSAGIAFAALALRASMSLQAHPQPLPVDFFWAFMAVSLLSLLALLDNLRLKAGTGEHVLQRQP, from the coding sequence ATGCAATCTGGCACGCCCGCCTCCTCTTCCACTGCGCCGATGCCGAAAACCTGGTGGATAGCCCTGCTGGTGGCCGTCACCTTCTTTATGGAAAACCTGGATGCCACGGTGATCGCCACCGCCCTGCCGCAGATGGCGCGCGATTTCTCGGTCAGCGCGGTGGATATGAACGTCGGCATCACCGCCTTTCTGCTGGCGGTCGCGGTGTTTATCCCGCTGAGCGGCTGGCTGGCCGACCGGTTTGGCGAACGGCGCATTTTTGCCAGCGCCATCGTGCTGTTCACCCTCGCTTCACTGCTGTGCGGCCTGAGCACCTCGCTGCCGATGTTTACCTTCAGCCGCGTGCTTCAGGGGATTGGCGGCGCGCTGATGGTGCCGGTGGGCAGGCTGCTGGTGCTGCGGGTGACGGAAAAACAGGATCTGGTGCGCATGATTGCGCTGATCACCTGGCCCGGCCTGATTGCCCCGGTGCTCGGGCCGCCGCTCGGCGGACTGATCGTTACCGTCGGCCACTGGCCGTGGATTTTCTGGCTGAATATCCCGCTGGGCATCGCGGCGCTGATCTGCACCTTCTGGCTGATCCCGAAAGGCGAACGCGGCCAGCCGCGCCCCTTCGATCTGACGGGGTTCCTGCTGACCGCCATCGCCTGCGCGGCGCTGATTACCGGGCTGGAGTGGCTGGGCCAGAGCCGCCTGGTCGCGGGCGCGGCACTGCTGCTGCTGGGCAGCCTGAGCGCCCGACTGGCCTGGCGACACGCGCGCCGGGCAGCGGCACCGATGCTGCCGATCGATTCACTTGGCATCAGCTCGTTTCGCAGCACCCTGCAGGGCGGCTCGCTGTTTCGTGCCGCCATTAACGCCATCCCGTTTCTGCTGCCGCTGATGTTTCAGGTCAGTTTTGGCCTGTCGGCAATGGAAGCGGGGGTGCTGGTGCTGTGGGTGTTCGCCGGGAATCTGGCGATGAAGCCGTTCACCACGGCAGTGATGCGCCGCTGGGGTTTCCGCCAGGTACTGCTGGTCAACGGCCTTATCAGCACGGCGGCGATTGCAGTCTGTGCCTTTATCACCCCGGCGCTGCCCTACCCGCTGCTGGCGCTGGTGCTGTTTATCGGCGGGCTGTCGCGTTCGATGCAGTTCACCTGTTATAACTCGCTGGGCTTTGCCGACGTGCCGCGCCCGCAGATGAGCGCCGCCTCCACGCTGTTCAGCATGTTCTTCCAGTTCAGCATGAGTGCCGGGATCGCCTTTGCCGCGCTGGCGCTGCGCGCCTCGATGTCTCTGCAGGCACATCCTCAGCCGCTGCCGGTGGATTTTTTCTGGGCGTTTATGGCCGTCAGCCTGCTGTCGCTGCTGGCGTTACTGGATAATCTGCGGCTGAAGGCCGGCACCGGGGAGCACGTACTGCAGCGACAGCCTTAA
- a CDS encoding LeuD/DmdB family oxidoreductase small subunit: protein MKNSISGTVYVLGDNIDTDQILTAEYLKVNPSTPEGYAQLAGLAMCGLPEGALPFLEASGQRAAYPIIVAGKNFGCGSSREHAVIALGAAGVQAVLAQSYARIFFRNCVATGEVLPLASTVRLCDRLRTGDRVEIDNDAQTVTLLDSGETVAIDPAGELANIVAAGGLFAYARASGRIKSA from the coding sequence ATGAAAAACAGTATCAGCGGAACGGTCTACGTGCTGGGCGATAACATTGATACCGACCAGATCCTGACCGCCGAATACCTCAAGGTGAATCCGTCGACGCCGGAGGGTTACGCGCAGCTGGCGGGGCTGGCGATGTGCGGCCTGCCGGAGGGCGCGCTGCCGTTTCTGGAGGCATCCGGCCAGCGGGCGGCGTATCCGATTATCGTTGCCGGAAAAAACTTCGGCTGTGGATCCTCGCGCGAGCATGCGGTGATTGCGCTGGGCGCGGCGGGCGTGCAGGCGGTGCTGGCACAGTCCTATGCCCGCATTTTCTTCCGCAACTGTGTGGCAACCGGTGAGGTGCTGCCGCTGGCCTCGACCGTGCGGCTGTGCGATCGCCTGCGCACCGGCGATCGGGTGGAAATCGACAACGATGCGCAGACCGTCACGCTGCTGGACAGCGGTGAAACGGTGGCTATCGACCCGGCGGGCGAGCTGGCGAACATCGTTGCGGCCGGCGGGCTGTTTGCCTATGCCCGCGCCAGCGGCAGAATCAAAAGCGCATAA
- a CDS encoding LysR family transcriptional regulator, which yields MSDFENLHGMIIFAKVVETLSYTEAAKVLGLAKSSVSKEISALEVRLGAKLLTRTTRRIQVTEVGMTYYHYCYRILHEVKSADLFIRQFHEEPTGSLRVVAPVTFGCQCIVPVLNRFVASNIHVSVDLDLTDRPVSLEDDNFDLAVVIKRELPGHRNYRPLMDITWGIYAAPDYLRQHAEITSPDDLTRHDFILFRGPAHTISLPFRKEKQKKDIEVRSRFRANNSIALVNSAIAQTGIAYLPSYIAQEAVDEGKLVQVLPDWEMDIYKSYVLMKTDSYISPRVRLFVEALQKALGDN from the coding sequence ATGAGCGATTTTGAAAACCTGCACGGGATGATTATTTTTGCCAAAGTGGTGGAAACGCTGAGCTACACCGAGGCGGCGAAAGTGCTCGGGCTGGCAAAATCCTCGGTCAGTAAGGAGATCTCAGCGCTGGAAGTGCGTCTCGGGGCCAAACTGCTGACCCGCACCACCCGGCGTATTCAGGTAACCGAAGTGGGGATGACCTACTATCACTACTGCTATCGCATCCTGCACGAGGTGAAAAGCGCCGACCTGTTTATCCGTCAGTTCCACGAAGAGCCTACCGGCAGCCTGCGCGTGGTTGCACCGGTGACGTTTGGCTGCCAGTGCATTGTGCCGGTACTCAACCGCTTTGTGGCCAGCAATATCCACGTCAGCGTCGATCTTGATCTCACCGATCGCCCGGTCAGCCTTGAGGATGATAATTTCGACCTGGCGGTGGTGATCAAGCGGGAGCTTCCCGGCCACCGCAACTACCGTCCGCTGATGGATATTACCTGGGGAATTTACGCCGCGCCGGATTACCTGCGGCAGCACGCTGAAATTACCAGCCCGGACGATCTTACCCGCCATGACTTTATTCTGTTTCGCGGCCCGGCCCACACCATTTCATTGCCGTTCAGAAAAGAAAAGCAGAAAAAAGATATTGAGGTGCGCAGTCGATTCCGTGCCAACAACAGTATTGCCCTGGTAAACTCCGCAATAGCCCAGACCGGCATCGCCTATCTGCCGAGCTATATCGCGCAGGAAGCCGTTGATGAGGGAAAATTAGTCCAGGTGCTGCCGGACTGGGAGATGGATATTTATAAATCCTACGTACTGATGAAAACGGACAGCTATATTTCCCCACGCGTCAGGCTATTCGTTGAGGCACTGCAAAAGGCGCTGGGTGATAATTAA
- a CDS encoding L-threonylcarbamoyladenylate synthase, protein MSNKVVNWNGGLQPEAVEILSAEGGMIVCPTKVGYIIMTSDAKGLERKFDAKQRNRNKPGVVLCGSLEQLKELAQLNPEIEELYQQHWDKDVLLGCILPWKEEAVARIPEDGSKDLMMDRRQTSCFVIKFGVPGENLAKELWENHGKFSFASSANPSGKGNRGLVEGIGERIEQHADLIIAANDYVKSIQPNESEKTRYEQGVMVAMVDENGKLVPEQKGERNITPCPVLIRKGLDVDKIMSMLSDIFTTWDYRHGNYY, encoded by the coding sequence ATGAGCAATAAAGTTGTTAACTGGAATGGTGGCTTACAGCCGGAAGCCGTTGAAATCCTGTCTGCTGAAGGCGGCATGATCGTTTGCCCTACCAAAGTGGGCTACATCATCATGACCTCTGACGCGAAAGGCCTGGAGCGCAAGTTCGACGCCAAGCAGCGTAACCGCAACAAGCCAGGCGTGGTGCTGTGCGGCTCGCTGGAGCAGCTGAAAGAGCTGGCGCAGCTGAACCCGGAAATCGAAGAGCTGTATCAGCAGCACTGGGATAAAGACGTGCTGCTGGGCTGCATCCTGCCGTGGAAAGAAGAAGCCGTCGCGCGCATTCCGGAAGACGGTTCTAAAGACCTGATGATGGACCGCCGCCAGACCAGCTGCTTCGTGATCAAGTTCGGTGTGCCTGGTGAAAACCTGGCAAAAGAACTGTGGGAAAACCACGGCAAGTTCTCCTTCGCCAGCTCGGCTAACCCGTCAGGCAAAGGCAACCGTGGCCTGGTAGAAGGTATCGGTGAGCGTATCGAACAGCACGCTGACCTGATTATCGCCGCGAACGACTACGTGAAATCAATCCAGCCTAACGAATCTGAAAAGACCCGTTACGAGCAGGGTGTGATGGTCGCAATGGTCGATGAAAACGGTAAGCTGGTACCTGAGCAGAAAGGCGAGCGCAACATCACGCCTTGCCCGGTACTGATCCGTAAAGGCCTGGACGTGGATAAGATTATGTCAATGCTGTCTGACATCTTCACCACCTGGGACTACCGTCACGGTAACTACTACTGA
- a CDS encoding DUF2817 domain-containing protein, giving the protein MTTTVLPDFTAQRARFLAAVARNGGTVTRYDHPLTGPDGEALSTDVAVLGRPDAPRVMLIISGTHGVEGYYGSDSQIAWLDALEGQTLPDDVAVVMVHLLNPWGTAHLRRVNEDNADLNRNFIDFAAGAPENAAYRELHAIYTCRDVNGPQRAAADAMLAEQCAARGWSGVKQIVEAGQYQYADGIFFGGSRASWSHLTLKQIIASHLQHAQRIISFDLHTGAGAWGHPMLLAIAERPYPALDEARRIFGEWLTVLITGAGRDSETGVTATATGYLSQFLLDNLPKTELIQLVVECGTYAGDEMHRRVRDDHWLHLYGEPASEQGRQLKWQIFEGFNPQDADWQALVAFRTRQIFQRGWAALLAAG; this is encoded by the coding sequence ATGACCACAACCGTTCTTCCTGATTTTACCGCGCAGCGGGCGCGCTTTCTGGCGGCGGTGGCGCGCAACGGCGGCACCGTTACCCGCTACGACCATCCATTAACCGGCCCCGACGGCGAAGCGCTTTCCACCGATGTCGCGGTGCTGGGCCGCCCTGATGCGCCGCGGGTGATGCTGATTATTTCCGGCACTCACGGCGTGGAGGGCTACTACGGTTCCGACAGTCAGATCGCCTGGCTGGACGCGCTGGAGGGCCAGACGCTGCCCGATGACGTGGCGGTGGTAATGGTTCACCTGCTGAATCCGTGGGGCACCGCGCACCTGCGGCGGGTGAATGAAGATAACGCCGACCTCAACCGCAATTTTATCGACTTCGCCGCCGGTGCGCCGGAGAATGCCGCGTACCGCGAACTGCATGCGATCTACACCTGCCGCGACGTGAACGGCCCTCAACGTGCCGCCGCCGACGCTATGCTGGCAGAACAGTGTGCCGCACGCGGCTGGAGCGGGGTGAAGCAGATTGTTGAGGCCGGGCAGTATCAGTATGCCGACGGCATCTTCTTCGGCGGCAGCCGGGCCAGCTGGTCGCATCTGACGCTGAAACAGATTATCGCCAGTCATCTGCAGCACGCGCAGCGCATTATCAGCTTCGATCTGCATACCGGCGCAGGCGCCTGGGGGCATCCGATGCTGCTGGCGATCGCGGAACGGCCTTATCCGGCGCTGGATGAAGCGCGACGGATTTTCGGCGAGTGGCTGACGGTGCTGATCACCGGTGCAGGCCGCGACAGTGAAACCGGCGTGACCGCCACGGCCACCGGCTATCTGTCGCAGTTCCTGCTTGATAATCTGCCGAAAACCGAGCTGATCCAGCTGGTGGTGGAGTGCGGTACCTATGCCGGGGATGAGATGCATCGCCGGGTGCGCGACGACCACTGGCTGCATCTTTACGGCGAGCCGGCAAGCGAGCAGGGACGGCAGCTCAAATGGCAGATCTTTGAAGGCTTCAATCCGCAGGATGCTGACTGGCAGGCGCTGGTGGCGTTCCGCACCCGGCAGATTTTCCAGCGCGGCTGGGCGGCGCTGCTCGCCGCCGGTTAA
- a CDS encoding ABC transporter substrate-binding protein, producing MKKLTLTALALLAAFSTASQAAEELRFGVDPTFTPFESKAADGSLQGFDIDLGNAVCQQMQVKCVWVQTAYDGIIPALQARKFDAILSAMAMTEKRRQQVLFTDMIYNVPSALLTSKASRLQPDVAALKGKTVGVAQGTTQEAFAKSVWETQGVQVVSYQNEAEIYPDLASGRLDATFINAAAAETGFLKTPQGAGYHIAGEPMYDQKYFGEGIGIGLRKDDTARVEKINQALAELHKNGTYDKLAKKYFSFDVYKRPE from the coding sequence ATGAAAAAACTCACCCTTACTGCGCTGGCCCTGCTGGCCGCCTTCAGTACCGCCTCGCAGGCTGCTGAAGAACTGCGCTTTGGCGTCGACCCGACCTTCACCCCGTTTGAAAGCAAAGCGGCGGACGGATCGCTGCAGGGGTTCGATATCGATCTGGGCAATGCCGTGTGCCAGCAGATGCAGGTGAAATGCGTCTGGGTGCAGACCGCCTACGATGGGATTATTCCGGCTCTGCAGGCGCGTAAATTCGATGCGATCCTGTCCGCAATGGCGATGACCGAGAAGCGCCGCCAGCAGGTGCTGTTCACCGATATGATCTACAACGTGCCGAGCGCGCTGCTGACCTCAAAAGCCAGCAGGCTGCAGCCGGATGTCGCTGCGCTCAAGGGCAAAACCGTCGGCGTGGCGCAGGGCACGACTCAGGAAGCCTTTGCGAAAAGCGTCTGGGAAACGCAGGGCGTGCAGGTGGTGAGCTATCAGAACGAAGCGGAAATCTACCCGGATCTGGCCTCGGGGCGTCTTGATGCCACCTTTATCAACGCCGCCGCCGCCGAAACCGGCTTCCTGAAAACGCCGCAGGGCGCGGGCTATCATATTGCCGGTGAGCCGATGTACGACCAGAAATACTTCGGTGAGGGCATCGGCATCGGCCTGCGCAAGGACGATACGGCGCGGGTCGAAAAGATTAACCAGGCGCTGGCCGAACTGCATAAAAACGGCACCTACGATAAGCTGGCGAAGAAGTATTTCAGCTTTGACGTCTACAAGCGCCCGGAATAA
- a CDS encoding LysE family translocator, producing the protein MTLHLWLAYTGVIAALIAIPGPSALISMTHGLRFGRKHALATVVGGVLAAMVLMTASALGLGAILAASTTAFTILKVVGAAYLVWLGISAWRDNSHETPVATPEMEDAPGALRLFRKGFMVGISNPKDLLFFAALFPNFIDASQPHALQFATLAITWAALDFSIMFSYACAGRRLSGLFSNPKRLRMLNRSTGSLFVFAGGALAISAK; encoded by the coding sequence ATGACGCTCCACCTCTGGCTGGCCTATACCGGCGTGATTGCCGCGCTGATTGCCATTCCCGGCCCGTCGGCCTTAATCAGCATGACGCACGGCCTGCGCTTCGGGCGCAAACACGCGCTGGCAACGGTGGTCGGCGGCGTGCTGGCGGCCATGGTTCTGATGACCGCCTCCGCGCTGGGTCTGGGTGCTATTCTTGCCGCCTCCACCACCGCCTTCACTATTCTGAAAGTGGTCGGTGCCGCCTATCTGGTCTGGCTGGGTATTTCCGCGTGGCGCGATAACAGCCACGAAACGCCGGTGGCCACCCCGGAAATGGAAGACGCGCCGGGTGCGCTGCGCCTGTTCCGTAAGGGCTTTATGGTCGGCATCAGCAACCCAAAAGATCTGCTGTTCTTCGCCGCGCTGTTCCCGAACTTTATTGACGCCAGCCAGCCGCACGCGCTGCAGTTTGCCACCCTGGCAATCACCTGGGCCGCGCTGGATTTCAGCATTATGTTCAGCTACGCCTGCGCCGGCCGTCGCCTGTCCGGGCTGTTCTCTAATCCGAAGCGGCTGCGGATGCTTAACCGTTCAACCGGCAGCCTGTTTGTCTTCGCCGGTGGCGCACTGGCCATCTCCGCGAAGTAA
- a CDS encoding 3-isopropylmalate dehydratase large subunit, which produces MGQTISQKILARASGRESVTPGEIVWAKVDILMSHDPCMPGVASVFKKEFGEQAKIWDPQRLILIPDHFVYSADPQANQNIRVMREFAREQGVKYFYDVGTPAYKGVCHIGLAEGGHTRPGEVLLGTDSHTVTAGAFGCFAIGLGITDAAYALGTGEIPLKVPTTIRVNYRGEQPKQVQAKDLILALLRELTVEGATYEAIEFAGPVIDAMSVEERMTMCNMVVECGAKNGIMVPNQATLDYLAARTTVPFDVVEADADAVYSRVVEIDVSGMQPLVAKPHSPDNVVSIESLRQVEISQAYIGSCTGGKLADFVAAARILQGRKVAIPTFAVPATKEVFHQLIVTRIADQSVYEILTAAGVNLSSEPGCAACCGGPADTFGRINQPMSVISTTNRNFVGRMGHKRANIYLASPYAVAAAAVRGTITNPVEFLGASS; this is translated from the coding sequence ATGGGTCAGACAATCAGTCAGAAAATACTCGCCCGTGCCAGCGGGCGCGAAAGCGTCACGCCTGGTGAAATAGTCTGGGCGAAGGTGGATATATTAATGTCACACGATCCCTGTATGCCGGGCGTTGCCAGCGTATTTAAAAAAGAGTTTGGTGAGCAGGCAAAAATATGGGATCCGCAGCGTTTGATTCTTATTCCTGACCATTTTGTTTATTCCGCCGATCCGCAGGCGAATCAGAATATTCGGGTTATGCGTGAGTTTGCCCGCGAGCAGGGCGTGAAGTATTTCTATGACGTTGGCACCCCCGCCTATAAGGGCGTCTGCCATATTGGCCTGGCCGAAGGCGGGCATACCCGGCCCGGCGAAGTGCTGCTGGGCACCGATTCCCATACGGTTACCGCCGGCGCGTTTGGCTGCTTTGCCATCGGGCTGGGGATCACCGATGCGGCCTACGCGCTGGGCACCGGCGAAATTCCGCTGAAGGTGCCGACCACTATCAGGGTGAACTATCGCGGCGAACAGCCAAAGCAGGTACAGGCGAAAGACCTGATCCTCGCGCTGCTGCGGGAGCTGACGGTGGAGGGGGCCACCTACGAGGCGATTGAATTTGCCGGGCCGGTTATTGACGCCATGTCGGTAGAAGAGCGTATGACGATGTGCAATATGGTGGTGGAGTGCGGGGCGAAGAACGGCATTATGGTGCCGAACCAGGCCACCCTTGACTACCTGGCGGCGCGTACCACGGTGCCTTTTGATGTGGTGGAAGCGGATGCGGATGCCGTTTACAGCCGGGTGGTGGAAATCGACGTCAGTGGTATGCAGCCGCTGGTGGCGAAGCCGCACTCGCCCGATAATGTGGTGTCGATTGAGAGCCTGCGGCAGGTGGAAATCTCGCAGGCGTATATCGGCTCCTGCACCGGCGGCAAGCTGGCTGACTTTGTCGCCGCCGCGCGGATATTGCAGGGGCGCAAAGTCGCGATCCCCACCTTTGCCGTACCGGCAACGAAAGAGGTGTTTCATCAGCTGATCGTCACCCGGATTGCGGATCAATCGGTGTATGAAATCCTCACCGCTGCCGGCGTGAATCTTTCCTCTGAACCCGGCTGTGCCGCCTGCTGCGGCGGGCCTGCCGACACCTTTGGCCGGATTAATCAGCCCATGTCGGTGATCTCCACCACCAACCGTAACTTCGTGGGCCGTATGGGGCACAAGCGTGCCAACATCTACCTGGCGTCGCCGTATGCGGTGGCCGCCGCCGCGGTGCGCGGCACGATTACCAACCCTGTAGAGTTTTTAGGAGCCTCATCATGA